The following coding sequences are from one Paenibacillus sp. JDR-2 window:
- a CDS encoding response regulator, with protein MLSFCIVDDDAVSRRMLQTIIEKGGVGEVRGMASGGVEGKRLVLDENPDVVLIDLLMPDQDGIETIARLKQEGYDGKYVMISQIENKEMISKAYQAGIEFYIQKPINRVEVKAVLGKVSEQWRMARYLKEIKQSIAKLDELNSEHAGTRRKHDAKETMRMILMDMGIVGESGSHDIIEMTSWLIGRHQGGGFPPLKLLYEVGARASKPEGSDIEKEGKAVEQRVRRTVIAALSNLASIGLTDYGHPKFEHYAPLYFDFEDVRLKMREIDEKCPQEKRKVNIKKFLQVLYLETLDKMKNQ; from the coding sequence ATGCTATCTTTCTGTATTGTCGATGACGATGCGGTAAGCAGACGCATGCTGCAGACGATTATCGAGAAAGGCGGCGTTGGCGAGGTGCGCGGCATGGCGTCGGGCGGCGTAGAAGGGAAGCGGCTTGTACTGGACGAGAACCCCGATGTCGTGCTCATTGATTTATTGATGCCGGACCAGGACGGAATCGAAACGATCGCGCGGCTGAAACAGGAAGGGTACGACGGCAAGTATGTCATGATTTCGCAGATCGAGAACAAAGAGATGATCAGCAAAGCGTATCAAGCGGGCATAGAATTTTATATCCAGAAGCCGATTAACCGGGTGGAAGTGAAGGCCGTGCTTGGTAAAGTAAGCGAGCAATGGCGAATGGCCCGTTATTTGAAGGAAATCAAACAGTCGATCGCGAAGCTGGATGAACTGAATTCGGAGCACGCGGGCACGCGGAGGAAGCATGATGCCAAAGAAACCATGCGGATGATCTTGATGGACATGGGGATCGTTGGGGAGAGCGGAAGCCATGACATCATCGAGATGACGTCATGGCTGATTGGGCGGCATCAGGGCGGCGGTTTTCCGCCACTGAAATTGCTGTACGAGGTCGGAGCCCGGGCGAGCAAGCCAGAGGGCAGCGATATCGAGAAGGAAGGGAAGGCGGTCGAGCAGCGCGTTCGCCGGACCGTCATTGCCGCATTATCCAACTTGGCGAGCATTGGGCTCACGGATTACGGCCACCCGAAGTTCGAGCATTACGCGCCGCTTTATTTCGACTTCGAAGACGTGCGTCTCAAGATGAGAGAGATCGACGAGAAATGCCCGCAGGAGAAGCGCAAAGTCAACATCAAGAAATTTCTTCAAGTGCTGTACCTGGAAACGCTGGATAAAATGAAAAATCAGTAA
- a CDS encoding amino acid ABC transporter ATP-binding protein: protein MIEFQQVEKHYGDFHVLKGIDLRVAQGEVVVVVGPSGSGKSTLLRCVNRLEAITSGRLTVNDVDVADKKTDINKLRREIGMVFQHFNLYPHMKVIDNITLAPMKSLGVPKPHAVETAKMYLEKVGIEDKAGAFPSQLSGGQQQRVAIARALAMKPKIMLFDEPTSALDPEMVGEVLDVMKTLAQEGMTMVVVTHEMGFAREVADRVVFMDKGQIVEISPPEEFFEQPREERARLFLNRVLRH, encoded by the coding sequence TTGATTGAATTTCAACAAGTGGAGAAGCATTATGGCGATTTTCATGTGCTAAAAGGCATCGATCTTCGAGTCGCGCAAGGTGAGGTGGTCGTTGTGGTCGGGCCTTCCGGCTCGGGAAAAAGTACCCTTCTGCGCTGCGTCAACCGGTTGGAAGCGATCACGAGCGGTCGTCTGACCGTCAATGATGTTGACGTCGCCGATAAGAAAACCGACATCAACAAGCTGCGGCGGGAAATCGGTATGGTGTTCCAGCACTTCAATCTTTATCCGCATATGAAAGTGATCGACAATATTACGCTCGCTCCGATGAAGTCGCTCGGCGTGCCAAAGCCGCATGCGGTGGAAACGGCCAAGATGTATTTGGAGAAAGTCGGCATCGAGGACAAAGCGGGCGCGTTTCCTTCGCAGCTGTCCGGGGGACAGCAACAGCGCGTGGCAATCGCCAGGGCACTCGCCATGAAGCCAAAGATTATGCTTTTCGATGAGCCTACCTCCGCGCTTGATCCGGAGATGGTAGGCGAGGTTCTGGACGTCATGAAGACCTTGGCGCAAGAAGGGATGACGATGGTCGTCGTTACGCACGAGATGGGTTTCGCGCGGGAAGTGGCGGACCGCGTTGTCTTTATGGACAAAGGGCAAATCGTTGAAATCTCTCCGCCGGAGGAATTCTTCGAGCAGCCTCGGGAAGAACGGGCGCGTTTGTTCCTCAATCGCGTTCTGCGCCACTAA
- a CDS encoding VOC family protein, translated as MAIVDWTNKITEITLFVEDLHRSKAFYQETFKLAIIYEDESCAVFDYGNTSINLLNQSNARELIEPAQVGRYGDGARFQFTIQVPDVDRVCDELEALGVKLLNGPITRPWGRRTACFADPDGHVWEIAQLL; from the coding sequence ATGGCAATAGTTGACTGGACGAACAAAATTACCGAAATTACATTGTTTGTAGAAGATTTGCATCGGTCGAAGGCATTCTATCAAGAGACGTTCAAACTTGCAATCATATATGAAGATGAAAGCTGTGCGGTATTCGATTATGGCAATACAAGCATCAATCTGTTAAATCAATCGAATGCCCGCGAGTTGATTGAGCCCGCGCAAGTTGGTCGCTATGGAGATGGCGCGCGGTTTCAGTTCACGATCCAAGTACCAGACGTTGACAGGGTATGCGATGAGCTGGAAGCGTTAGGGGTTAAGTTATTGAATGGACCGATAACGCGCCCTTGGGGGCGGCGAACGGCTTGTTTTGCCGATCCGGACGGGCATGTGTGGGAGATTGCGCAGCTGCTGTAA
- a CDS encoding MarR family winged helix-turn-helix transcriptional regulator translates to MSNPIVTKSLYEQLASFRYKLRLFIHFSESVAKEVGLTPQQHQLLLVIQGYPGRDCATISEAAEKLQITHHACVGLVSRCQKTGLIMRRSNPDDARSILISLTDKGLELLEHISEVHLKQLQDLQIDLSFFETIQ, encoded by the coding sequence ATGTCAAATCCGATTGTTACAAAGTCCTTGTACGAGCAATTGGCAAGCTTCAGATACAAGTTGCGGTTATTTATACATTTTAGTGAAAGCGTGGCGAAGGAAGTGGGTTTAACTCCGCAGCAACACCAACTGCTTCTAGTCATACAAGGTTATCCAGGACGTGATTGCGCGACTATTTCGGAGGCGGCCGAAAAACTGCAAATTACGCATCATGCTTGCGTAGGTTTAGTATCCCGGTGTCAGAAAACCGGACTGATTATGCGCCGGTCGAATCCGGATGATGCGAGAAGTATTCTTATTTCATTAACGGACAAAGGCCTTGAACTCTTGGAGCATATATCCGAAGTTCACCTGAAACAGCTTCAAGATCTGCAGATTGATCTATCATTTTTTGAAACGATACAATGA
- a CDS encoding ABC transporter substrate-binding protein gives MAKYRALLTCLLLLVFMISGCSSGTTSNSNTKTLTLWYWNRSLDDNLISEVQKQFPGIRINAQKIGGDFKSKLKTTLAAGKGGPDIVAFNDWVTELFPSADRFYNLYELGAKDIEGDYLDWKWQLGVTPKGEMIAMPIDTGPTALFYRADLFKQAGLPTDPEEVHRMMGTWEDYFAAGEKLQKALGGKVKLLDNIGQVYNQVNAQSDKIYFDKNENFIGEDPSSSMKKAWDLRLKPRKWTC, from the coding sequence ATGGCAAAATACCGAGCATTGTTAACGTGTTTATTGCTTCTGGTTTTCATGATTAGCGGATGTTCAAGCGGGACTACATCTAACAGCAATACGAAAACGCTAACCCTTTGGTACTGGAACCGGAGTCTGGACGATAACTTGATAAGCGAGGTCCAGAAGCAGTTTCCGGGTATTCGCATCAACGCCCAGAAAATCGGGGGCGACTTCAAATCCAAGCTGAAAACGACTCTCGCTGCCGGAAAAGGCGGCCCGGATATCGTTGCCTTTAACGACTGGGTCACCGAGCTGTTCCCAAGCGCCGACCGCTTCTACAATTTGTACGAGCTTGGAGCAAAAGACATCGAGGGGGACTACCTCGACTGGAAATGGCAGCTTGGGGTCACGCCGAAGGGCGAAATGATCGCCATGCCGATTGACACTGGCCCAACCGCGTTATTTTACCGCGCCGACTTGTTCAAACAAGCGGGGCTCCCAACCGACCCGGAAGAGGTTCACCGGATGATGGGAACTTGGGAAGACTACTTCGCCGCAGGCGAGAAGCTTCAGAAGGCGCTAGGCGGCAAGGTGAAGCTGCTTGACAATATCGGACAGGTGTATAACCAGGTCAATGCGCAGTCGGATAAAATTTATTTTGATAAAAACGAAAACTTCATTGGCGAGGATCCCTCCTCTTCCATGAAGAAAGCATGGGACTTGCGGTTAAAGCCTCGCAAATGGACTTGCTAG
- a CDS encoding PRK06851 family protein, giving the protein MIEKTSHYFARGNTAHGAHFLYKSAFQGLDRILVLMGPRGTGKSTVIRKLANSLEESGQHVQCFHSPLRPDELDGIIATELKVGIVDGQACEWNIESGAGTVIEIDFAVALDNRSISTNAIGMIEELKGKLSEAYSKAYESFATALRIHDEWEKFYIESMEFDKADQVTEELIEELYAGHENGTTTIGRHLFFGAATPKGAFDFIQSLTAQLNRRIFIKGRPGSGKSTLLKKLAAAAEKNGIDVQVYHCGFDPNSLDMLIFPKLSTAIFDSTAPHEYFPDRDGDEILDMYERTMIPGTDETYATEIASIKERYTAKMKEATSHLAAAEAIDSQIKSFYTAATNFSIVEKLRLQLQSELMNHSL; this is encoded by the coding sequence TTGATTGAAAAAACATCCCACTATTTTGCCCGCGGCAATACGGCTCACGGTGCTCATTTTCTGTATAAATCGGCTTTCCAAGGGCTTGATAGAATTCTCGTCCTAATGGGTCCCCGTGGTACAGGTAAATCCACAGTCATTCGGAAATTAGCGAACAGTCTGGAGGAAAGCGGCCAGCACGTGCAATGCTTCCATTCCCCGCTTCGACCGGATGAGCTGGACGGGATTATTGCAACCGAATTAAAGGTTGGCATTGTCGACGGGCAGGCTTGTGAGTGGAACATAGAGAGCGGAGCAGGTACAGTTATTGAGATCGATTTCGCTGTGGCACTTGATAACAGAAGTATCTCCACGAATGCTATTGGAATGATTGAAGAGCTCAAAGGAAAGCTTAGCGAGGCCTATTCCAAAGCCTATGAATCCTTTGCAACCGCTTTACGTATTCATGATGAATGGGAAAAATTTTATATCGAAAGCATGGAATTCGACAAGGCTGATCAAGTCACAGAGGAACTGATTGAGGAATTGTACGCTGGTCATGAAAACGGAACAACAACCATTGGACGTCACTTATTTTTCGGAGCAGCGACTCCGAAAGGTGCGTTTGATTTTATTCAAAGCTTGACGGCTCAATTGAACAGAAGGATCTTTATCAAAGGTAGACCGGGTTCCGGTAAATCCACTCTTCTGAAAAAACTTGCCGCTGCAGCCGAGAAGAATGGCATCGACGTTCAAGTGTATCATTGCGGTTTTGATCCAAACAGCCTAGATATGCTGATCTTCCCGAAACTTAGCACGGCTATATTCGACAGCACTGCTCCTCATGAATATTTCCCGGATCGGGACGGAGATGAGATCTTGGATATGTATGAACGTACCATGATCCCAGGCACGGATGAAACCTATGCAACAGAAATAGCCTCGATTAAAGAACGTTATACGGCGAAAATGAAAGAAGCCACCTCCCATTTGGCGGCTGCGGAAGCCATCGATTCACAGATTAAATCCTTTTATACGGCTGCGACGAATTTTTCAATTGTTGAGAAGCTGCGGCTTCAGCTGCAGTCGGAACTAATGAACCACAGCCTCTAA
- a CDS encoding glutamate ABC transporter substrate-binding protein — MKKKSWMTLGIALTFLATALLAGCSSKEGGDGNGANGESASGSASALESIKNRGKLVVGVKYDTKLFGLKDPASGSVEGFDVDIAKALAKEILGDETKIELKEVTSKTRIPMLNNNDIDMIVATMTITEERKKEVDFSDVYFKAGQSLLVKKGSPIKSIDDIKKGTKVLAVKGSTSVDNIKAKAPDATILEFDNYQDAFSALKAGQGDTLTTDNAILYGMAVQDPNYEVVGEPFTDEPYGIAIKKGATDLLNSVNAGLKKLHDNGEYDKIYEKWIGKAPSGE, encoded by the coding sequence ATGAAGAAAAAAAGTTGGATGACGCTTGGCATCGCGCTAACGTTTCTTGCTACTGCATTGTTGGCCGGATGCAGCAGCAAAGAAGGAGGGGACGGCAACGGCGCGAACGGGGAGTCAGCGTCCGGATCGGCTTCGGCGCTGGAGAGCATCAAGAACCGAGGGAAACTCGTTGTCGGCGTTAAGTATGACACGAAGCTGTTCGGCTTGAAGGATCCGGCGAGCGGCAGCGTCGAGGGCTTTGACGTCGACATCGCCAAGGCGCTCGCCAAGGAGATTCTCGGCGACGAAACCAAGATCGAGCTGAAAGAAGTTACTTCCAAAACGCGCATTCCGATGTTGAACAATAACGATATCGATATGATCGTCGCCACGATGACGATTACGGAGGAGCGCAAGAAAGAAGTCGATTTCTCCGATGTGTACTTTAAGGCTGGTCAATCCCTTCTGGTGAAGAAAGGAAGTCCGATCAAGAGCATTGACGACATCAAGAAAGGCACGAAAGTATTGGCCGTGAAAGGCTCGACCTCGGTCGACAACATCAAAGCGAAGGCGCCGGACGCGACCATCCTGGAGTTCGATAATTACCAGGACGCGTTCAGCGCGCTCAAAGCCGGTCAAGGCGACACGCTGACCACCGATAACGCGATTTTGTACGGCATGGCCGTTCAGGACCCGAACTACGAGGTTGTCGGGGAACCGTTCACCGACGAGCCGTACGGCATTGCGATCAAGAAAGGCGCAACCGATCTTCTGAATAGCGTAAATGCTGGATTGAAGAAGCTTCACGACAACGGCGAATACGATAAGATTTACGAGAAATGGATCGGCAAAGCGCCGTCCGGGGAATAA
- a CDS encoding carbohydrate ABC transporter permease: MAQPLRNRTQFDPGSSMRLSERKRGLASEIWKHRREYLAISPFYILFAVFGLFPILFSMYLSFQRWDGIGVMTYNGLNNYQFMVTDPEFWKAVGNTILIWIYSTIPMLFFALIIAFLLNASFTRFRTFFRIGFFLPNVTSLVAVAIVFSTVFSNNYGLLNYVLSLFGLSPVEWLNKTWGIQLAVSIMVIWRWVGYNAIIYLAGLQSIPTVLYEAAKIDGATGIQSFFRITIPNLRPIILFTVITSTIGGMQIFTESQVLVGNDGGVSGGGLTIVLYLYREAFVNNYFGYGSAVGWGMFILIALFSIFNWRVVQGGGAKDE, translated from the coding sequence ATGGCTCAACCCTTACGGAACCGAACTCAATTCGATCCCGGAAGCTCCATGCGGCTCTCGGAGCGGAAGCGAGGATTAGCGTCTGAAATATGGAAGCACCGGAGAGAATATCTGGCCATTTCTCCTTTTTACATCTTGTTTGCCGTCTTTGGCTTATTTCCGATTCTGTTCTCGATGTATCTTTCTTTCCAGAGATGGGACGGCATTGGCGTGATGACCTATAACGGTCTCAACAATTATCAATTTATGGTTACCGATCCCGAATTCTGGAAAGCGGTAGGCAATACGATCCTGATCTGGATTTATTCGACCATTCCGATGCTGTTCTTCGCGCTTATCATCGCGTTTTTGCTTAATGCGTCGTTCACGAGGTTCCGCACCTTCTTCCGAATCGGCTTCTTCTTGCCGAACGTCACTTCACTTGTTGCGGTTGCCATTGTGTTCAGCACGGTATTCTCCAATAATTACGGGCTTCTGAACTATGTACTGTCCCTATTCGGACTTTCCCCCGTGGAATGGCTGAACAAAACCTGGGGCATCCAGCTGGCCGTGTCCATCATGGTTATCTGGCGCTGGGTCGGATACAATGCCATCATTTATTTGGCGGGACTCCAGAGCATTCCTACCGTCCTCTATGAGGCAGCCAAAATTGACGGAGCCACGGGCATCCAGTCCTTCTTCCGCATTACGATCCCGAACTTGCGGCCTATCATCCTGTTTACCGTCATTACTTCCACCATCGGAGGCATGCAGATCTTCACCGAATCGCAGGTGCTCGTCGGTAACGACGGAGGCGTTAGCGGAGGGGGGCTTACCATCGTTCTCTACCTGTACAGGGAGGCATTCGTGAACAATTACTTCGGCTACGGTTCCGCCGTCGGCTGGGGCATGTTCATATTGATTGCCCTCTTCTCGATCTTCAACTGGCGGGTCGTTCAGGGCGGCGGTGCCAAAGATGAATAA
- a CDS encoding extracellular solute-binding protein, with protein sequence MGLAVKASQMDLLANAGTFSTEWNAAMNNGKIASYVGAVWSKQILMDAAPDTAGKWRVARAPGGDGNNGGSFLAIMKTSKYPKESFEVMKWLLNSENQVTSFKELNLFPSASKALDSDAMKMKEEFFGGQATGEIFTESARNVKPSYFGTKYSNLNGIVNRELSSYALEGKSPDKAWNDALSRVKKELLR encoded by the coding sequence ATGGGACTTGCGGTTAAAGCCTCGCAAATGGACTTGCTAGCCAATGCAGGCACGTTCTCCACCGAGTGGAACGCGGCGATGAACAACGGCAAGATCGCATCCTACGTGGGAGCAGTGTGGAGTAAACAAATCCTGATGGACGCGGCTCCGGATACGGCGGGCAAGTGGCGCGTCGCGAGGGCTCCGGGCGGAGACGGCAACAACGGCGGCTCTTTCCTTGCCATTATGAAAACGAGCAAATACCCGAAGGAGTCCTTCGAGGTGATGAAGTGGCTGCTGAATTCAGAGAATCAGGTGACCAGCTTCAAGGAACTCAACCTGTTCCCTTCCGCCTCTAAAGCGCTCGATTCGGATGCCATGAAGATGAAAGAGGAGTTTTTCGGCGGTCAAGCTACAGGTGAAATTTTTACGGAGTCCGCCCGCAACGTTAAACCGTCCTATTTCGGAACGAAATACTCCAACCTAAACGGAATCGTGAACCGTGAGCTGTCATCGTATGCCCTTGAAGGAAAAAGCCCGGATAAGGCTTGGAATGATGCGCTTTCCAGAGTAAAAAAGGAGCTGCTGCGTTAA
- a CDS encoding amino acid ABC transporter permease, with protein MDIAGAFSYHNLIFIMKGFGITLWVAFIAIVLSFVLGSITGTLRYMRIPVVSRILGVIVEFIRNLPLLLILFFTYFAMPDVGLKLGVMSSAIVGLAVFEAAMISEIVRSGLSSIPIGQVEAARSSGLTYTQTVWHIVLPQGLRRMVPPIVSQFISLLKDTSLAIVISLPELMHNSKIVIAQNFDYTLPILALVAVLYFTVNYALSLAAKRLENKWG; from the coding sequence ATGGACATTGCTGGCGCTTTCTCATACCATAATCTCATCTTCATCATGAAAGGCTTCGGCATCACGCTCTGGGTTGCTTTCATCGCGATCGTGCTGAGCTTCGTGCTGGGCAGCATCACCGGAACGCTTCGCTATATGAGAATTCCGGTCGTATCCCGCATCCTCGGCGTAATCGTCGAGTTTATCCGCAATCTGCCGCTGTTGTTAATTTTGTTTTTCACCTATTTCGCGATGCCGGACGTCGGTCTCAAGCTGGGGGTCATGAGCTCAGCCATCGTTGGGCTGGCTGTATTCGAAGCCGCCATGATCTCGGAAATCGTGCGCAGCGGACTAAGCTCCATCCCGATAGGCCAGGTCGAAGCCGCCCGTTCGTCGGGACTCACTTACACGCAAACGGTGTGGCATATCGTGCTCCCGCAGGGATTGCGGCGCATGGTGCCGCCAATCGTAAGCCAGTTTATCTCCCTGCTCAAGGACACATCGCTAGCCATCGTCATCTCCCTTCCCGAGCTGATGCATAATTCCAAGATCGTCATCGCCCAAAATTTCGATTACACCCTTCCGATTCTCGCACTAGTGGCCGTCCTGTATTTTACGGTCAATTACGCGCTGTCGCTTGCGGCTAAGCGCCTGGAAAATAAGTGGGGTTAA
- a CDS encoding sensor histidine kinase, translated as MTVVAIVVAVAGEFKINPFSGEVFRIGLGSSAFLFLLLLMSHLPYWRTGIAAGATVLLFRVTFDGAASPGTFYLLGSLKTHFSAMLYYIVFAAGMALIQRRLHQMNPLILGACVSLIDFVSNEAELLMRSVAFGLPYFQTNQWMLIPVIAVVRSYFTTGIYSSIAVHQMRSVHAEQQKRIEQMINVGSGLYGEVFYLRKSMDVIERITAKSHDLYGLLNQEGLNGYSRSVLEITQQIHEVKKDSQRILAGLMKLADLESAPEMTLAEIVELVIKSNGEYSRMLKKEVRIEKDVGNDYLTAHYIPLITVLNNLAANSVEAIERHGTIRIRVSEREGETLFIVSDTGTGIAEQDQDMVFEPGFTTKFNQEGVAATGIGLSHVRDIVGSFTGRFLLMEHGREAETTFIAAFPTVKLKKGV; from the coding sequence ATGACCGTCGTTGCCATCGTCGTAGCGGTTGCCGGGGAATTCAAAATCAATCCGTTCAGCGGCGAGGTCTTTCGCATCGGTCTTGGCAGCAGCGCCTTTCTCTTCTTGCTTCTGCTCATGAGCCATCTTCCATATTGGCGGACGGGGATTGCCGCAGGCGCGACGGTACTTCTGTTTCGGGTAACTTTTGACGGAGCAGCCTCTCCCGGCACGTTCTATCTGCTGGGCAGCTTAAAGACGCACTTCTCCGCCATGCTCTATTACATTGTCTTTGCGGCCGGAATGGCTCTCATTCAACGCAGATTGCATCAAATGAATCCGCTTATTCTCGGCGCGTGCGTGTCGCTGATCGACTTTGTCTCCAATGAGGCGGAGCTGCTGATGCGAAGCGTCGCTTTCGGGCTGCCGTATTTTCAAACCAATCAATGGATGTTGATACCGGTCATCGCCGTAGTGCGCAGCTATTTTACGACGGGCATCTACAGCAGCATCGCCGTGCACCAAATGCGGAGCGTTCACGCCGAACAGCAAAAACGAATCGAACAAATGATCAATGTCGGCAGCGGGCTTTATGGCGAGGTATTCTATTTGCGCAAATCGATGGATGTAATTGAACGGATTACCGCAAAGAGCCATGATCTGTACGGACTACTGAATCAAGAAGGGCTGAACGGCTACAGCCGGTCCGTTCTCGAGATTACCCAGCAGATCCACGAAGTGAAGAAGGATTCGCAGCGAATCCTTGCGGGACTGATGAAGCTGGCAGACTTGGAGAGCGCTCCGGAAATGACCTTGGCGGAAATCGTCGAGCTTGTGATTAAGTCGAACGGCGAATACAGCAGGATGCTTAAAAAAGAGGTTCGAATCGAGAAGGACGTCGGGAATGATTACCTGACCGCACATTACATACCTTTAATCACCGTACTTAACAATTTGGCGGCCAACTCGGTCGAAGCAATCGAGCGGCATGGAACGATACGTATCCGCGTAAGCGAACGCGAAGGTGAAACCTTGTTTATCGTCAGCGATACGGGAACGGGCATTGCCGAGCAGGATCAAGATATGGTGTTCGAGCCCGGGTTTACGACCAAGTTCAACCAGGAAGGCGTCGCTGCGACCGGCATAGGCCTCTCGCATGTCCGAGATATCGTTGGCTCGTTCACGGGCAGATTCCTCCTGATGGAACATGGGCGGGAAGCTGAAACCACGTTCATCGCGGCTTTTCCGACCGTTAAGTTGAAGAAGGGAGTGTAG
- a CDS encoding amino acid ABC transporter permease, with translation MPDISIFTDNFEIYMKGFVNTIWSSVVALLGSFALGTIIAVFRISSVKPLRWIGTAYVEFVRNIPLLLVVFVFYYGLPSLGVTLSGFICGTVGLTVYTASFVAEAIRAGIMSIPTGQTEAARASGLTYTQTMRHVVLPQAVKIVIPPLSNQFINLVKNSSILGVFAGFDLMYYGDQVASKTYATFDTYIFVAALYLVLTIPLSFAALKLERRLAKNG, from the coding sequence ATGCCGGACATATCGATTTTTACAGACAACTTCGAAATCTATATGAAAGGGTTTGTCAACACGATCTGGTCGAGCGTCGTTGCTTTACTCGGCAGCTTCGCTCTTGGGACGATCATCGCCGTATTCCGCATATCGTCCGTCAAGCCGCTCAGATGGATCGGGACGGCTTACGTCGAGTTTGTTCGGAATATACCGCTTTTGCTAGTCGTTTTTGTGTTTTATTACGGCTTGCCTTCGCTTGGCGTGACGTTAAGCGGCTTCATCTGCGGCACGGTCGGACTAACGGTATATACCGCTTCCTTTGTTGCCGAAGCAATCCGGGCGGGCATCATGAGCATTCCGACCGGACAGACGGAGGCGGCCAGAGCTTCGGGATTGACGTATACGCAGACGATGCGGCATGTCGTGCTTCCGCAAGCCGTTAAAATCGTCATTCCGCCGCTCAGCAACCAATTCATAAACCTCGTGAAAAACTCGTCGATTCTTGGCGTCTTCGCCGGATTCGACTTGATGTATTACGGCGATCAGGTGGCGAGCAAGACGTACGCGACCTTTGATACTTATATCTTTGTTGCGGCGCTGTATCTCGTTCTGACCATTCCTTTAAGCTTTGCGGCGCTGAAGCTCGAACGAAGGTTGGCCAAGAACGGATAG